ATGTTATCATTAAAAGAATATATCAGCAGGAAAAAGTGATGATGAACGCTGTCTCGTCAGGGATGCGTTCTTCTTCAATGATGGTCGGCGATAAAACGGCATGGGGAATTAGTAGTGGGGTGAATTCGATTGATAGTCAGGAACAGACTGGTGATGCCTATATCCTTTCACCTTCTGCTGTGGCTGTAACTCTCGTACCCATGACTCCTCAGGCCCGCTTGGATATGACAGGTTCTTTGTCACCTGACATTCAAAGTCTTACTGATACTGACCGTGCGCAAATCAGTTATGTTCTTGAAAATTTGAAATCAGGTTCACAGTTCAGCTGGACAAACGATCAGACAGGTATTCAATACTTGATCGTTGTTCATGAAGCCTTGTCCGGTTATGCTGCTCCAACCAGAGCTTTTTCACTCAAGATGACCTCAATGGGCCATAGATCTTTGTATGATGCGAAGGCTAGCAGGTCTGATAGTGGTAAATGGGAAATTTTAGGTAACGGTGCGTCTACCTCTATGGTAACCTCATCCCCTTCAAGTGTTCAAA
This Maridesulfovibrio ferrireducens DNA region includes the following protein-coding sequences:
- a CDS encoding PEGA domain-containing protein, whose translation is MNIFKNLVALILVAGITSGCAPQIKMQSVPVSSNPMGASVFVDGKETCQAPCKVDLARNADHILTIKKDQFRQQDVIIKRIYQQEKVMMNAVSSGMRSSSMMVGDKTAWGISSGVNSIDSQEQTGDAYILSPSAVAVTLVPMTPQARLDMTGSLSPDIQSLTDTDRAQISYVLENLKSGSQFSWTNDQTGIQYLIVVHEALSGYAAPTRAFSLKMTSMGHRSLYDAKASRSDSGKWEILGNGASTSMVTSSPSSVQTAQPAKMNSDTFIKDAAKAAAIGAAPTIKGGVTGKSGSSSESYSGSTYTKKTTQTKVKGSVSVNPVQAIDALGTLLDSPKK